The following are encoded together in the Sinorhizobium terangae genome:
- a CDS encoding type II toxin-antitoxin system RelB/DinJ family antitoxin has protein sequence MASNALVQTRIDAEVKERATAVLENMGLTVSDAVRILLTRTANEGALPLELFSHSEAHDAWFRAKVLRALEDTRPDVDDADADAHFRERRAAALRKAAAGDR, from the coding sequence ATGGCTTCAAATGCACTTGTTCAGACCCGGATCGATGCCGAGGTCAAAGAGCGCGCCACGGCGGTTTTAGAGAACATGGGTCTGACGGTCTCGGACGCTGTTCGAATCCTGTTAACTCGGACGGCGAATGAGGGCGCCCTACCGCTGGAACTCTTCAGTCACAGCGAGGCGCACGACGCTTGGTTCCGCGCCAAAGTGTTGCGGGCACTCGAGGATACCCGACCCGACGTCGACGATGCCGACGCCGATGCGCACTTTCGAGAGCGCCGGGCGGCAGCTTTGCGCAAGGCTGCGGCGGGTGATCGATGA
- a CDS encoding transposase has translation MSDSVNHHRTFEVLTAEPVQSRRKPRHWTDEEKAQLVADALSPGANVSAIARSRGLDPSQLYAWRRKALSSGMVAPLTEGSSAPVKFTRFDAVGSSMVEIVVGDVVVRAGVDVDPDPLAKILRVVRKA, from the coding sequence ATGAGCGACAGTGTGAATCATCATCGAACATTCGAGGTCCTGACGGCGGAGCCGGTGCAGTCTCGACGCAAGCCGCGTCATTGGACGGATGAAGAGAAGGCACAGCTTGTCGCCGACGCGCTCTCGCCGGGAGCCAATGTGTCGGCGATTGCGCGGTCTCGGGGACTGGATCCGTCGCAGCTCTATGCGTGGCGTCGCAAGGCGCTTTCGTCGGGAATGGTTGCGCCATTGACGGAGGGATCAAGCGCGCCAGTCAAGTTCACGCGCTTTGATGCGGTGGGCAGCTCGATGGTGGAAATCGTCGTGGGCGATGTCGTGGTGCGCGCCGGCGTCGATGTCGATCCCGATCCCCTGGCCAAGATTCTCCGGGTGGTCCGCAAGGCATGA
- a CDS encoding YybH family protein, translating into MRYFLASFCFIALVIGAGEPAGAQTAQSSIEANNADFVAKFAAKDAKGLAQHYTEDAVAFPPNENRVAGRESVQKMWQSWIDAGLTDLTLKAAQVEESGNLAYEEGTYSIKIPGKDGKTSEEIGKYIVVWKKGDDGEWRLHRDIWNTNPAK; encoded by the coding sequence ATGCGCTACTTTCTAGCGTCTTTTTGTTTCATCGCACTCGTTATCGGCGCTGGTGAACCTGCCGGTGCCCAGACAGCCCAATCGAGCATAGAGGCGAACAATGCTGACTTCGTCGCCAAGTTTGCCGCTAAGGATGCGAAAGGCCTGGCTCAACACTATACCGAAGACGCAGTAGCGTTTCCTCCCAACGAGAACCGGGTCGCCGGCCGCGAAAGCGTTCAGAAGATGTGGCAGAGCTGGATTGATGCCGGATTGACCGATCTGACACTGAAAGCGGCGCAGGTCGAGGAGAGTGGCAATCTCGCGTATGAGGAGGGCACCTACTCTATTAAGATTCCCGGCAAGGACGGCAAGACCAGCGAGGAAATCGGCAAATACATTGTCGTATGGAAGAAGGGCGACGACGGCGAGTGGCGACTGCATCGGGATATCTGGAATACGAACCCTGCTAAGTAG
- the tnpB gene encoding IS66 family insertion sequence element accessory protein TnpB (TnpB, as the term is used for proteins encoded by IS66 family insertion elements, is considered an accessory protein, since TnpC, encoded by a neighboring gene, is a DDE family transposase.), translated as MIASGVVVYVSCQPGDFRKGAASLMALVRDGGLDPFNGSLYVFRSKRADRVRIVWWDGSGVCLYSKTLEEQSFCWPGISAARMRLDHSQLMALLAGLD; from the coding sequence ATGATCGCTTCCGGAGTTGTGGTTTACGTGTCGTGCCAGCCGGGCGACTTCCGCAAGGGAGCCGCGTCTTTGATGGCGCTGGTGCGGGACGGCGGCCTCGACCCGTTCAATGGTTCGCTTTACGTGTTCCGATCGAAGCGGGCGGACCGTGTTCGGATCGTTTGGTGGGACGGCAGCGGGGTCTGCCTCTATTCGAAAACTCTGGAAGAGCAAAGCTTCTGCTGGCCGGGCATATCGGCGGCGCGGATGCGTCTGGACCATTCGCAGTTGATGGCGCTTCTGGCCGGGCTCGATTAA
- a CDS encoding IS110 family transposase, translating to MKEYAGIDVSLEYSSVCVVDADGRIVREAKILSEPAALIAWFGAHGVAMERIGLEAGPLSQWLHAGMVKAGLSVELIETRHVRAAFKTMPVKTDKKDVRGIAQLMRLGWFRPVHCKSLAAQEVRALLTARKLIQGKLHDIEMSIRGILRGFGLKVGPTTRRTYAGRIRALIAGHSTLEAIAASLLKVRDALVHEFAGLERQLRAIARQDNNAQRLMTTPGVGVLVALTFVAAVDAPERFRSSRAVGPHFGLTPKKYQSGETDHSGRISKIGDGSVRTALYEAANVILTRPVKGSDLKRWALAVAKRAGPRKARVALARKLAVVLHCLLRDRTNFIAHKGAPAVAA from the coding sequence ATGAAAGAGTATGCCGGCATAGACGTATCCCTGGAATACTCAAGTGTGTGCGTGGTGGATGCGGATGGCCGCATTGTGCGGGAAGCAAAGATCCTCAGCGAGCCCGCTGCGCTGATCGCCTGGTTCGGCGCGCACGGCGTTGCGATGGAGCGAATTGGTCTGGAGGCCGGGCCCTTGTCGCAGTGGCTCCATGCCGGGATGGTGAAAGCCGGTCTCTCGGTCGAGCTGATCGAGACGCGCCACGTGCGTGCAGCCTTCAAGACAATGCCGGTAAAGACCGACAAGAAGGACGTTCGGGGCATTGCGCAGCTGATGCGGCTTGGCTGGTTCAGGCCGGTCCACTGCAAATCTCTTGCGGCCCAGGAGGTGCGTGCGCTGCTGACCGCCCGCAAGCTCATTCAAGGCAAGCTTCACGACATCGAGATGAGCATCCGGGGCATCCTGCGCGGCTTCGGCCTCAAGGTCGGGCCGACGACGCGGCGCACTTACGCGGGGCGCATCCGCGCGCTGATTGCAGGCCATTCGACCTTGGAAGCGATCGCCGCTTCGCTGCTGAAGGTGCGCGACGCGCTTGTGCATGAGTTTGCAGGGCTTGAGCGCCAGCTGCGCGCCATCGCCCGCCAGGATAACAACGCACAGCGGTTGATGACGACGCCAGGCGTTGGTGTCCTGGTGGCGCTGACGTTTGTGGCGGCCGTCGATGCGCCGGAGCGCTTCCGCTCCTCCCGCGCGGTGGGGCCGCACTTCGGATTGACGCCGAAGAAATATCAATCGGGCGAGACCGATCATAGCGGTCGCATCTCGAAGATCGGCGATGGGAGCGTGCGCACCGCGCTCTACGAGGCGGCCAACGTCATCCTGACGCGACCGGTCAAAGGTTCCGATCTGAAGCGCTGGGCGTTGGCGGTCGCCAAACGGGCCGGTCCCAGAAAGGCGCGCGTGGCGCTGGCCCGCAAGCTCGCGGTGGTGTTGCATTGCCTGCTCAGGGACAGAACCAACTTCATTGCTCATAAGGGAGCGCCAGCCGTGGCGGCTTGA
- a CDS encoding type II toxin-antitoxin system RelE/ParE family toxin, translated as MRLVWARYALDDRDTIFSYIERENPRAAVHVDEEIVSAVRRLLDFPESGRPGRVAGTRELVIPRTPYIAAYMVMADRIRILRVLHGAQKWPSELDDE; from the coding sequence ATGAGGCTCGTCTGGGCGCGATATGCGCTTGACGATCGCGACACCATCTTCAGTTACATCGAAAGGGAGAATCCGAGGGCGGCGGTCCACGTCGACGAGGAGATCGTCAGCGCGGTACGTCGTCTGCTTGATTTTCCGGAAAGCGGCCGCCCTGGCCGGGTTGCCGGAACTCGAGAGCTTGTTATCCCTCGGACCCCCTACATTGCCGCCTACATGGTAATGGCGGATAGAATTCGAATTCTGCGTGTCCTGCATGGCGCCCAGAAGTGGCCCAGCGAGCTCGACGACGAGTAG
- a CDS encoding ATP-binding protein yields MSLEGHLHDQKSIRSVTGKTADWSELAKDCVAFANAAGGTLSIGIEDGQKLPSPEQRIPPDLPDLLRRKLAERTVNVTALPIVATAANGGQYIELTVPRSTAVASTTDGRYYLRVADQSKPVTGDDVMRLASERAALPWETQTSLGVPRSDIEPSKIQAVVEALRASDRVKSSVKEKTSDELLDHYQMAHGPYLTNLGVLCVGQQFRRAQLTTAPVVQFIKYDEHGQKVNKLVWDDHILNPMELIEAVWQEVPDFKESYELPDGLFRQNVPAFDEVVVRELLVNALVHRPYTQRGDIFLNLHPDRLEVVNPGLLPLGVTPQNVLHTTVRRNEHLARLFHDLRLMEREGSGYDKVFEVLLSQGRPAPELIEMHDRVQVTIRRRILKPEIIDFIAKADETFQLTQRERIALGLLAQHDALTARELAAQLELPSIEALQPWIKRLLEWQLVQSAGRTQATRYFVDPALLRSHDFIGGTTLKRIEPHRLFALIIEDVGRYPRSKIGDIHKRVGLEIPRSRIRRSVEQLVRDGRLKLEGVRSGTRYSLP; encoded by the coding sequence TTGAGTTTAGAAGGTCACCTCCACGACCAAAAATCTATCCGGTCGGTGACCGGGAAAACTGCTGATTGGAGCGAACTGGCCAAGGACTGCGTGGCATTTGCTAATGCAGCGGGCGGTACACTAAGTATCGGCATTGAGGATGGCCAGAAGCTGCCGTCACCAGAACAGCGAATTCCACCCGACCTGCCCGATCTGCTGCGACGCAAGCTTGCTGAGAGAACGGTCAATGTAACCGCGTTGCCGATTGTCGCAACCGCAGCTAACGGCGGACAATACATCGAACTTACTGTTCCGCGGTCAACTGCCGTCGCCTCTACTACTGACGGACGCTATTACCTTCGCGTGGCGGACCAAAGCAAACCAGTAACCGGCGATGACGTCATGCGCTTGGCGTCCGAACGCGCCGCGTTGCCGTGGGAAACCCAGACGTCGTTGGGTGTGCCTCGATCCGACATCGAGCCCTCGAAGATCCAGGCGGTGGTAGAGGCGCTGCGCGCCTCAGACCGAGTCAAGTCCTCGGTGAAGGAGAAAACTTCTGACGAGTTGCTCGATCATTACCAGATGGCTCACGGGCCGTACCTTACGAATCTCGGCGTCCTTTGTGTCGGTCAGCAGTTTCGGCGAGCGCAGTTGACAACCGCGCCGGTGGTTCAGTTCATCAAATATGACGAGCATGGGCAAAAGGTGAACAAGCTGGTCTGGGATGACCACATTCTGAACCCTATGGAACTCATTGAGGCGGTTTGGCAGGAGGTGCCTGACTTCAAGGAGTCCTACGAATTGCCTGACGGACTCTTCCGCCAGAATGTGCCGGCGTTTGACGAAGTGGTTGTACGCGAACTGTTAGTCAACGCCCTAGTTCACCGGCCCTATACGCAAAGAGGCGACATCTTCCTGAACTTGCATCCGGACCGTCTGGAGGTCGTGAATCCAGGGCTGCTCCCTCTCGGCGTCACGCCCCAGAATGTGCTGCACACGACCGTACGCCGCAATGAACATTTGGCCCGACTTTTTCATGATCTGAGGCTGATGGAGCGCGAGGGCAGCGGTTACGACAAGGTTTTCGAGGTGCTGCTGTCCCAAGGTCGCCCGGCGCCGGAATTGATCGAGATGCACGATCGCGTGCAAGTCACCATACGCCGGCGTATCCTAAAGCCTGAGATTATCGACTTTATCGCTAAAGCAGACGAAACGTTTCAACTCACCCAGCGCGAACGCATCGCCCTCGGCCTCCTTGCCCAACACGATGCACTGACGGCGCGCGAGCTTGCCGCGCAACTTGAGCTTCCTTCAATTGAGGCGCTGCAGCCTTGGATTAAGCGCCTGTTGGAATGGCAACTGGTGCAAAGCGCTGGGCGGACACAGGCCACACGGTACTTTGTGGATCCAGCTCTGTTGCGCAGTCATGATTTCATCGGCGGAACGACCCTGAAACGTATCGAACCACACAGGTTATTCGCTCTTATCATTGAAGATGTCGGCCGGTATCCACGATCAAAGATCGGAGACATTCATAAACGAGTTGGCCTAGAAATCCCGCGGTCCCGGATTCGAAGAAGTGTCGAACAGTTGGTGAGGGACGGCAGATTGAAGTTGGAGGGTGTACGGAGTGGTACACGCTACAGTCTTCCTTAG
- a CDS encoding type II toxin-antitoxin system ParD family antitoxin has translation MPIFAKVGMVTSMGTMNISLPDHLKSFVDEQVAGRGYGTSSEYIRELIRRDQDRLALRRLLLDGASSAPTAPVEAEYFTSLRDRVRGQHSK, from the coding sequence TTGCCAATTTTTGCCAAAGTCGGTATGGTCACTTCCATGGGCACTATGAACATTTCCCTGCCGGACCATCTTAAGAGCTTCGTCGATGAGCAAGTCGCCGGACGGGGTTATGGGACAAGCAGTGAGTATATTCGGGAGTTGATACGTCGAGATCAGGATCGTCTTGCGTTACGCCGGCTGTTGCTTGACGGAGCCTCGTCCGCACCGACTGCACCGGTCGAGGCGGAATATTTCACCAGTCTGCGCGATCGAGTTCGTGGTCAGCACAGCAAGTGA
- a CDS encoding type II toxin-antitoxin system RelE/ParE family toxin, producing the protein MNNKTIIPRQLARSDVEAAIDYYAREAGTEVALGFIDALQAAYALIAGHPEAGSLRHAYELGLPDLRSVSLKRYPYLIFYRDQPDHVDVWRVLHAKRDIPQWMQEPNNH; encoded by the coding sequence GTGAATAATAAGACTATTATCCCGCGGCAGTTGGCGCGCAGCGACGTCGAGGCGGCCATTGACTATTATGCACGCGAAGCAGGAACCGAGGTCGCCCTCGGATTTATCGACGCACTTCAAGCGGCATACGCTTTGATCGCAGGCCATCCGGAGGCCGGATCGTTGCGGCACGCATACGAGTTGGGATTGCCTGACTTACGGAGTGTCTCTCTGAAGCGATATCCCTATCTCATTTTCTATCGCGACCAGCCAGATCATGTCGATGTTTGGCGCGTGCTACATGCGAAGCGAGACATTCCGCAATGGATGCAGGAGCCGAACAATCACTGA
- a CDS encoding adenylate/guanylate cyclase domain-containing protein — MQQPPLRSSPILLILVRGCDNLETYQIAIPLGEAMDRKLAAILAADVVGYSTLMEQDEQGTFERLRAGRKELFEPEIARHHGRIFKLMGDGLLAEFSSVVDAVECAVALQRRLPERNASCPEDERINVRIGVNLGEVIVEGDDFFGEGVNIAARLEQMAEPGGVYVSGKVAKEVEKKLSFSFESMGECHLKNMDEPVPVFRIKLLGAPKVRTHRRRGKSYRLWAAALSAALIAAAGGAGLYFDLFATPASRGVPSIAVLAFDNISDDPNLGYFSDGVSEDIIAGLARSPDLSVIARNSSFTYKGKPTDVRQIGKDLNVSYVLEGSVRKEADRVRIVAQLINTRTGVHVWAERFDQSGNNPMALQDAVTEKIVGALASETGQIKRS, encoded by the coding sequence TTGCAGCAGCCGCCACTACGATCATCGCCAATTTTACTGATCCTAGTAAGGGGTTGTGATAATTTAGAAACTTATCAAATAGCGATCCCATTGGGGGAAGCCATGGATCGTAAGCTTGCCGCTATTCTCGCCGCCGATGTTGTTGGCTACTCCACACTCATGGAGCAGGACGAACAGGGCACTTTCGAGCGCCTGCGAGCGGGACGCAAGGAACTGTTCGAACCCGAAATCGCCCGCCACCACGGGCGCATCTTCAAGCTGATGGGCGACGGATTGCTAGCCGAGTTCTCCAGCGTTGTGGACGCGGTTGAATGCGCGGTTGCCCTGCAGCGCCGCCTTCCCGAACGTAATGCGTCGTGCCCCGAGGACGAGCGCATTAACGTCCGCATCGGCGTCAATCTCGGCGAGGTGATCGTCGAAGGCGATGATTTCTTCGGCGAAGGCGTCAACATCGCCGCCCGTCTCGAGCAAATGGCTGAACCCGGCGGCGTATATGTCTCGGGCAAAGTTGCCAAGGAAGTGGAGAAGAAGCTCTCCTTCAGCTTCGAGTCTATGGGCGAGTGCCACTTGAAAAACATGGACGAGCCCGTGCCCGTCTTTCGGATCAAGCTACTGGGCGCTCCCAAGGTTCGGACGCATCGCCGCCGCGGCAAATCATACAGGCTGTGGGCCGCGGCGTTGTCGGCCGCCCTCATCGCCGCCGCGGGAGGGGCAGGGCTCTATTTCGACCTTTTTGCCACTCCAGCGTCCAGGGGCGTTCCCTCAATCGCCGTTCTGGCCTTCGACAACATAAGCGACGATCCGAACCTCGGCTATTTCAGCGACGGCGTCAGCGAGGACATCATCGCTGGGCTCGCGCGCTCGCCTGATTTGTCCGTCATCGCCAGGAACTCTTCGTTCACTTACAAGGGAAAGCCCACCGACGTCCGCCAGATCGGCAAGGACCTCAACGTTTCCTACGTTCTTGAGGGAAGCGTGCGGAAGGAGGCCGACCGCGTTCGCATCGTGGCGCAGTTGATCAACACCAGAACCGGCGTTCATGTCTGGGCGGAACGGTTCGACCAGTCCGGTAACAACCCGATGGCACTTCAGGACGCGGTGACGGAAAAGATCGTGGGAGCGCTCGCCAGCGAAACCGGGCAGATAAAGCGGTCATGA
- a CDS encoding IS110 family transposase: MNQHNRLFVGLDVSKLKISVAVADGERGGEVRFYGDVASDPTSVANIVEKLAKRGAVLHFCYEAGPTGYELYRQLTSMGHDCVIVAPSLIPKRPGDRVKTNRRDAVSLARLHRAGELTAIWVPDRGHEAMRDLVRAREAAQEAQKRARQQLQSFLLRHGRIYSGRSSWSLAHMRWISTLKFEHPAHFVVLKEYCQAIEDAEVRLKRLTDLISETVKSWTMAPVVEAYQALRGVSLIAAVVFVAEIGDIRRFENPRQLMAFLGLVPSESSTGEHVKRGGITKAGNSRARRMLVEGAWAYRFPARVSRTKQAQLEGLPRTVREIAWKGQLRLCSRYRKMILAGKHKAIAITAIAREMGAFLWAIGQEVQPVHPA; the protein is encoded by the coding sequence ATGAACCAGCATAACAGGCTTTTTGTCGGTTTGGACGTTTCGAAATTGAAGATTTCTGTGGCCGTCGCTGACGGTGAGCGGGGCGGGGAAGTTAGGTTTTATGGGGACGTAGCCTCGGATCCGACCTCGGTGGCGAACATCGTGGAAAAATTGGCGAAGCGAGGAGCTGTCCTCCACTTCTGCTATGAGGCCGGACCGACAGGGTACGAGCTTTACCGTCAGCTTACCAGCATGGGTCACGACTGCGTGATAGTCGCGCCGTCCCTGATACCAAAGCGCCCTGGGGATCGGGTGAAGACAAACCGGCGCGACGCGGTCAGTCTGGCACGCCTACATCGTGCTGGTGAACTGACAGCAATCTGGGTGCCTGACCGCGGGCATGAGGCTATGCGCGATCTCGTGCGGGCTCGAGAAGCAGCACAAGAGGCTCAGAAGCGGGCACGTCAGCAGCTTCAGTCGTTCCTGCTTCGACATGGCCGCATCTATTCGGGCCGCTCGTCCTGGTCGCTGGCGCATATGCGGTGGATATCGACCCTGAAGTTCGAGCATCCAGCCCACTTTGTTGTGCTGAAGGAATACTGTCAGGCGATCGAGGATGCCGAAGTGCGCTTGAAGCGTCTGACCGATCTGATCTCGGAGACTGTCAAATCCTGGACGATGGCTCCTGTTGTCGAAGCCTATCAGGCGTTGCGAGGCGTGTCGTTGATTGCCGCCGTCGTCTTCGTTGCCGAAATTGGCGACATCCGCCGCTTCGAAAACCCCCGCCAGCTGATGGCCTTTCTCGGCCTCGTTCCGTCAGAGAGTTCGACAGGTGAACATGTCAAACGTGGTGGGATCACCAAAGCCGGGAACTCTCGGGCCCGTCGCATGCTGGTCGAAGGCGCATGGGCTTACCGCTTCCCCGCGCGTGTTAGTCGAACCAAGCAAGCGCAGTTGGAAGGCCTACCGAGAACCGTTCGCGAAATAGCGTGGAAAGGTCAGCTCCGCCTCTGCTCTCGCTATCGAAAAATGATCCTCGCGGGGAAGCACAAGGCCATAGCGATTACCGCGATCGCTAGAGAAATGGGAGCCTTCTTATGGGCTATCGGCCAGGAAGTGCAGCCAGTTCATCCAGCTTAA